The Populus alba chromosome 4, ASM523922v2, whole genome shotgun sequence genome contains a region encoding:
- the LOC118038294 gene encoding uncharacterized protein yields the protein MRPPKRPIQVVTTWVRRQPPKVKAFLAVVAGMTALVLLRFIVHDHDNLFVAAEAVHSIGISVLIYKLMKEKTCAGLSLKTQELTAMFLAVRLYCSFVMEYDIHTVLDLATLATTLWVIYTIRFKLKSSYMEDKDNFALYYVAAPCAVLALLIHPSTSHNLLNRILWAFCVYLEAVSVLPQLRVMQNTKIVEPFTAHYVFALGVARFLSCAHWVLQVLDTRGHLLVALGYGLWPSMVLISEIVQTFILADFCYYYVKSVFGGQLVLRLPSGVV from the exons ATGAGACCACCGAAAAGACCGATCCAAGTGGTGACAACATGGGTGCGACGACAGCCTCCGAAGGTCAAGGCGTTTTTGGCGGTTGTGGCGGGGATGACAGCGCTGGTGCTTCTCCGATTCATCGTACACGATCACGATAACCTCTTTGTAGCTGCTGAGGCTGTTCACTCCATTGGAATCTCTGTGCTTATTTATAAGTTAATGAAAGAGAAGACTTGTGCTG GGCTATCACTGAAAACTCAGGAGCTGACAGCCATGTTCTTAGCTGTGAGGCTGTACTGCAGCTTTGTAATGGAATATGATATTCATACCGTACTGGACCTGGCAACGTTGGCTACAACCCTGTGGGTTATTTATACAATCCGTTTTAAACTGAAGTCGAGTTACATGGAGGATAAAGACAACTTTGCATTATATTATGTG GCGGCACCTTGTGCTGTTTTAGCTTTGCTTATTCATCCATCAACATCTCACAATCTACTGAACCGGATCCTCTGGGCATTCTGTGTATACCTGGAAGCTGTTTCTGTACTTCCTCAGTTGCGTGTCATGCAGAACACCAAG ATTGTTGAGCCATTCACTGCGCATTATGTATTTGCATTGGGTGTTGCAAGGTTCTTGAGCTGTGCCCATTGGGTCCTCCAG GTTTTAGATACTCGTGGACACTTATTGGTAGCCTTGGGGTACGGATTATGGCCATCTATGGTTCTTATCTCAGAAATTGTCCAGACTTTCATCTTAGCAGatttctgttattattatgtgaaaag TGTATTTGGAGGGCAGCTTGTGCTTCGTCTTCCCTCTGGAGTGGTGTAA
- the LOC118038310 gene encoding probable alkaline/neutral invertase B: MSSLDGDVSQNGSLKSVDAHRASAEIEDLDFLRSLDKPPKLLNMERQRSCDERSLNELFGVPLLSPRPSSRAESNFRLIDHLDGLYSPGRRSGFNTPRSQYGFETHPAVAEAWDALRRSLVFFRGQPVGTIAALDNTGEQLNYDQVFVRDFVPSALAFLMNGEPEVVKNFILKTLRLQSWEKKIDRFHLGEGVMPASFKVLHDPVRNSETLMADFGESAIGRVAPVDSGFWWIFLLRAYTKSTGDTSLAEMPECQKGMRLILSLCLSEGFDTFPTLLCADGCCMIDRRMGVYGYPIEIQALFFMALRCALLLLKQDEEGKEFVERITKRLHALSFHMRSYYWIDLKQLNDIYRYKTEEYSHTAVNKFNVIPDSLPEWIFDFMPVHGGYFVGNVSPAKMDFRWFCMGNCIAILSSLATPEQSTAIMDLIESRWEELVGEMPLKVIYPAIESHEWRIVTGCDPKNTRWSYHNGGSWPVLLWLLTAACIKTGRPQIARRAIELAETRLVKDNWPEYYDGKLGRFVGKQARKFQTWSIAGYLVAKMLLEDPSHLGMVALEEDKQMKPPMRRSHSWTF; this comes from the exons ATGTCCAGTCTTGATGGAGATGTGTCTCAAAATGGGAGCTTGAAGAGTGTCGATGCCCATCGTGCTTCGGCTGAAATAGAAGATTTGGATTTCTTAAGGAGCTTAGATAAGCCACCAAAGCTTTTGAATATGGAGAGGCAAAGATCATGTGATGAGAGGTCCCTAAATGAATTGTTTGGGGTGCCTTTGCTTTCTCCTCGTCCCTCATCAAGAGCCGAGAGTAACTTCAGGTTAATTGATCATCTTGATGGTTTATACTCCCCTGGTAGAAGGTCAGGATTCAATACTCCAAGGTCACAATATGGGTTTGAGACACATCCAGCTGTGGCTGAAGCTTGGGACGCTTTGAGGAGATCGTTGGTGTTTTTTCGCGGCCAACCTGTTGGAACCATAGCAGCTTTGGATAATACTGGGGAACAGCTTAATTATGATCAG GTGTTTGTAAGAGATTTTGTCCCGAGTGCATTGGCTTTTCTGATGAACGGGGAACCTGAAGTagtaaagaattttattttgaagactCTTCGCCTCCAATCATgggagaaaaaaattgacagaTTCCATCTTGGAGAAGGAGTTATGCCTGCGAGTTTTAAGGTACTCCACGATCCTGTCAGGAACAGTGAGACTTTGATGGCAGATTTTGGTGAGAGTGCAATAGGAAGAGTGGCTCCCGTCGATTCTGGATTTTGGTGGATTTTCTTACTTCGAGCGTACACCAAGTCCACAGGCGACACATCATTGGCCGAAATGCCAGAATGTCAGAAGGGTATGCGCCTAATTTTGAGTTTATGCCTTTCAGAGGGGTTTGACACATTCCCTACTCTTCTTTGCGCTGATGGATGCTGCATGATTGATCGCAGAATG GGTGTTTATGGGTATCCCATTGAAATTCAAGCACTTTTCTTCATGGCTTTAAGATGTGCTTTGCTTCTACTGAAGCAAGATGAGGAGGGGAAAGAGTTTGTTGAGCGGATCACTAAACGCCTTCATGCCTTAAGTTTTCACATGAGGAGTTATTATTGGATTGACTTGAAACAACTTAATGATATATATCGTTATAAAACAGAGGAATACTCTCATACTGCAGTTAACAAGTTTAATGTAATTCCCGATTCTCTTCCAGAATGGATATTTGATTTTATGCCAGTCCATGGTGGCTACTTTGTTGGAAATGTTAGTCCTGCAAAAATGGACTTCCGTTGGTTTTGTATGGGTAACTGTATTGCAATCTTGTCATCGTTGGCAACCCCTGAACAATCGACAGCGATAATGGATCTTATAGAATCACGGTGGGAGGAATTGGTTGGAGAAATGCCACTCAAGGTAATCTATCCAGCGATAGAGAGTCATGAATGGCGGATTGTTACAGGATGTGATCCAAAAAATACTAGATGGAGTTACCACAATGGAGGATCCTGGCCAG TGCTCTTGTGGCTTCTCACCGCAGCATGCATCAAGACTGGACGCCCACAAATTGCAAGACGTGCCATTGAGCTCGCGGAGACAAGATTAGTTAAAGACAACTGGCCAGAATATTACGATGGAAAGCTTGGTCGATTTGTTGGGAAACAGGCGCGAAAATTCCAGACCTGGTCCATTGCAGGTTACTTGGTTGCAAAAATGTTGTTGGAAGACCCTTCTCACTTGGGTATGGTGGCACTCGAAGAAGACAAACAAATGAAGCCTCCCATGAGAAGATCACATTCATGGACATTCTGA
- the LOC118038284 gene encoding type III polyketide synthase B: MGSEQIGQGGLTSKASPGKASILALGKAFPHQLVMQEFLVDGYFKNTNCDDPELKQKLTRLCKTTTVKTRYVVMSDEILNKYPELAIEGIPTIKQRLDICNDAVTQMAIGASRACIKKWGRSVSDITHMVYVSSSEARLPGGDLYLAGGLGLSPETQRVMLYFSGCSGGVAGLRVAKDIAENNPGSRVLLATSETTIIGFKPPSVDRPYDLVGVALFGDGAGAMVIGTNPVPVTESPLFELHTAIQNFLPNTEKAIDGKLTEEGISFKLARELPQIIEDNIEGFCHKLIGVAGLTDKDYNKMFWAVHPGGPAILNRMEKRLDLLPDKLNASRRALMDYGNASSNTIVYVLEYMIEESRKMKAGAANCDWGLILAFGPGITFEGILARNLTI; this comes from the exons ATGGGGAGCGAACAGATCGGACAAGGAGGCTTGACATCGAAGGCCAGTCCTGGCAAAGCTTCAATTCTGGCTCTCGGCAAGGCATTTCCTCACCAGCTAGTCATGCAAGAATTTCTGGTCGATGGGTATTTCAAAAACACCAATTGCGATGATCCAGAGCTCAAGCAGAAGCTAACTCGACTCT GCAAAACAACCACCGTGAAAACTAGGTATGTGGTCATGTCAGATGAGATCCTGAACAAATACCCTGAACTTGCCATTGAAGGCATCCCTACCATCAAACAGCGATTAGATATCTGTAACGATGCTGTAACACAAATGGCCATTGGAGCTTCACGGGCTTGCATCAAGAAATGGGGCAGGTCTGTATCAGATATAACTCACATGGTCTACGTCTCCTCGAGTGAAGCTAGGCTACCAGGTGGCGACCTTTACTTAGCGGGAGGCCTTGGACTCAGCCCTGAAACGCAGCGTGTTATGCTATACTTTTCAGGGTGCTCTGGAGGTGTGGCTGGCCTTCGTGTTGCCAAGGATATCGCTGAGAACAATCCGGGAAGTCGAGTTTTGCTGGCTACTTCTGAAACTACCATTATCGGGTTCAAACCACCAAGTGTAGATAGACCATATGATCTGGTTGGGGTTGCCCTCTTTGGGGACGGTGCCGGAGCAATGGTAATAGGCACAAATCCAGTTCCGGTTACTGAAAGTCCTCTCTTTGAGCTTCACACCGCAATCCAGAATTTCTTGCCAAACACTGAAAAGGCTATCGATGGCAAGCTAACAGAAGAGGGTATCAGCTTCAAGCTAGCAAGAGAGCTTCCGCAAATAATTGAAGATAACATTGAAGGATTCTGCCACAAGTTGATAGGAGTTGCTGGACTAACTGACAAGGATTACAACAAGATGTTTTGGGCAGTCCATCCAGGCGGGCCCGCAATCTTGAATCGAATGGAAAAGAGACTTGATTTGCTTCCTGACAAACTGAATGCTAGTAGAAGAGCTCTAATGGATTATGGCAATGCTAGCAGCAACACCATTGTGTACGTGCTGGAGTACATGATAGAAGAGAGCAGGAAGATGAAGGCAGGCGCTGCAAATTGTGATTGGGGCTTGATACTGGCTTTTGGACCTGGAATAACCTTTGAGGGAATTCTTGCAAGAAACCTAACTATCTAA
- the LOC118038328 gene encoding uncharacterized protein — MLEKLPEEVLNLWNKWEIRGMVLLSLLLQTILIIFGSRRKTIASSWIRILVWSAYLSADMVATVALGNLARSQGDSSCDGSRKANNSIQEFWAPFLLLHLGGPDTITAYSIEDNELWLRQLLGLVSQVGVAFYVFSRSWGSRILTFIAIPMFIVGIIKYAERTWVLRSSSSDGLRNSILSKFRPFYPLRESSKTFEQALKGNYLLQAYTFLDISMFMLQDLVPGIPALMNSQLLISKNLADDAFKVVEVELGLIYDMLYTKAPLVYSLVGIILRSISFLLSSTAFVTFHVMIVRHAYSTIDIAITYLLFVAAVFLEFYAFLCLVLSDWTMIWLIDDGGNAISSTIYSLIRKLTRSERWSRSIAKHNLISTCFEKKPHKCLELLGIDETMRQMYVKREDMNAGIRRCIFGHLQKKCEKIKESFNLIDKNFRSKVVGQRGDGVLERDGLLLQFKWCTTEVDFSQSILVWHLATDICYRVEKNANNAFSEYETSRCLSEYMLYLLVMRPNMLSKGTSDEGYLETLEDLRGLKSRVLRDNKAMSKKDFADQILLLNKFDGVDDPQFQRQWKIAKSVLNGGVCLTKQLRALEFERRWKMINEVWIEMLAYAAAHCPWKQHAQELRRGGELLTHVCFLMVHLGLSEQYEFSQFDYYQVHQADLQILPLSSQY; from the exons ATGCTTGAAAAATTGCCTGAAGAAGTCTTAAATTTGTGGAACAAATGGGAGATTCGAGGAATGGTTTTGCTTAGTCTCTTACTACAAACCATCCTCATCATATTTGGGTCTCGGCGAAAGACCATTGCAAGTAGCTGGATCAGGATTCTCGTTTGGTCTGCATATCTATCAGCAGACATGGTGGCAACTGTTGCACTGGGTAATCTAGCAAGGAGCCAAGGAGATTCATCATGTGACGGTTCAAGGAAAGCAAACAATTCTATCCAGGAATTTTGGGCACCTTTTCTACTCCTGCACCTTGGTGGCCCAGACACAATCACTGCATACTCGATTGAAGACAACGAGTTGTGGTTAAGGCAATTACTTGGTCTTGTATCTCAAGTTGGAGTGGCTTTTTATGTCTTCTCAAGGTCTTGGGGTAGCCGTATCCTCACATTCATAGCAATCCCAATGTTCATTGTTGGCATTATAAAGTACGCAGAAAGGACTTGGGTGCTCAGGTCTTCAAGCTCCGATGGCTTGAGAAACTCCATTCTCTCAAAATTTCGGCCTTTTTATCCATTAAGGGAATCATCAAAAACTTTTGAACAAGCTCTCAAGGGAAATTATCTTCTTCAAGCTTATACTTTTTTAGATATATCCATGTTTATGTTGCAGGATCTTGTTCCTGGCATTCCTGCACTAATGAACAGCCAGTTGCTGATTTCTAAAAATTTAGCAGACGATGCCTTCAAGGTGGTAGAGGTTGAGCTTGGATTAATATATGATATGCTTTATACTAAAGCACCCTTGGTTTACTCCCTTGTCGGAATCATTCTTCGCTCTATCAGCTTTCTGCTCTCTTCTACTGCGTTTGTTACCTTCCATGTCATGATTGTCAGACATGCATACTCAACGATCGACATTGCAATTACGTATTTATTGTTCGTGGCCGCTGTTTTTCTCGAGTTTTATGCCTTTTTATGTCTTGTTCTCTCTGACTGGACAATGATTTGGTTGATTGATGATGGAGGGAATGCCATAAGTAGTACTATTTATTCTTTGATAAGGAAGTTAACTAGAAGCGAGAGGTGGTCGAGATCCATAGCAAAGCATAACCTGATAAGCACTTGCTTTGAAAAGAAGCCACACAAATGTTTGGAATTGCTGGGAATCGATGAAACGATGAGGCAGATGTATGTGAAACGAGAAGATATGAATGCTGGAATCCGACGTTGTATTTTTGGACACCTTCAAAAGAAATGTGAGAAGATTAAGGAAAGTTTCaatttgattgataaaaatTTCAGAAGTAAAGTAGTTGGTCAGCGAGGAGATGGTGTTCTAGAAAGAGATGGACTATTACTGCAGTTCAAGTGGTGCACGACAGAAGTAGATTTCAGTCAGAGCATTCTTGTTTGGCATCTCGCGACAGATATTTGTTATCGTgttgaaaaaaatgcaaataatgCCTTCTCAGAGTATGAAACAAGCAGATGCTTATCTGAATACATGCTGTATCTTTTGGTGATGAGACCAAATATGCTATCTAAAGGAACCAGTGATGAGGGATATCTAGAAACTTTGGAAGACTTGCGGGGTCTTAAATCCCGTGTTCTAAGAGACAACAAGGCCATGAGTAAGAAGGATTTTGCTGATCAAATTTTGCTTCTTAATAAATTCGATGGTGTTGATGATCCACAGTTTCAAAGACAATGGAAAATAGCCAAGTCAGTGTTAAATGGTGGGGTTTGTCTCACCAAGCAGTTGCGGGCATTGGAATTTGAGAGGCGATGGAAGATGATAAATGAAGTTTGGATAGAAATGCTTGCTTATGCAGCAGCTCATTGTCCATGGAAACAACACGCTCAAGAACTGAGAAGAGGTGGAGAGTTACTCACTCATGTCTGCTTTCTTATGGTGCATCTTGGATTGAGCGAACAGTATGAATTCTCGCAATTTGACTACTACCAAGTTCATCAAGCGGATCTTCAGATATTGCCATTG TCCAGTCAATATTGA